In Lates calcarifer isolate ASB-BC8 linkage group LG15, TLL_Latcal_v3, whole genome shotgun sequence, one genomic interval encodes:
- the znf384b gene encoding zinc finger protein 384b isoform X6, whose product MMEDSHFNSSYFWSPVPTVPGQIENAMFLNKVKEQQEKNASFPPSSASHYQTALLTIPTPGAKTDGGGQAGSAAHLHPPHSTQNITVLPVPSTGIMTAAGLVITTPQGTLVSPTSSQSFVSGHPATTMIVSALHSPDKKEGDGTSHVVVMPAPSKRGRKKKTTLSRVGPVGGPGNETLILAHLTAGSQHHGGDPYDLSNEDEDHGPKDSTKTYRNHTESKPHKCPHCTKSFANSSYLAQHVRIHTGVKPYTCSYCQKCFRQLSHLQQHNRIHTGDRPYKCAHPGCEKSFTQLSNLQSHRRQHNKDKPYKCSNCNKGYIDAASLEVHMSTHTVKHARIYSCGLCNRTYTSETYLVKHMEKHNPDQLTAPAVAAQQNQNQSQAQGQAGAQSRVESADGGSVRPGGAGSGRAGGGQQGQTQSNYPQTENIPCPFDLHQYKTVSASDIQYKPVSVADITSHKDLCLTVSASTIQVEHLNS is encoded by the exons ATGATGGAAGATTCTCATTTTAATTCATCATATTTCTGGTCTCCCGTCCCCACTGTGCCAGGACAG ATTGAGAATGCCATGTTCCTGAACAAGGTGAAAGAGCAACAGGAAAAGAAtgcttccttccctccttcttctgCATCCCACTACCAAACAGCTCTCCTCACCATCCCCACTCCTGGGGCcaagacagatggaggagggcAGGCTGGTAGTGCGGCgcacctccaccctcctcacAGCACCCAGAACATCACGGTGCTGCCTGTCCCCTCCACAGGCATCATGACAGCAG CGGGTCTGGTCATCACAACTCCTCAGGGAACACTTGtctctcccacctcctctcagTCCTTCGTCTCCGGTCATCCAGCAACAACCATGATTGTTTCAGCGCTCCATTCACCAG ACAAAAAAGAGGGGGATGGGACGTCCCACGTTGTTGTGATGCCGGCACCCTCAAAACGAGGCAGAAAGAAGAAGACCACGCTGTCCAGGGTCGGTCCTGTGGGTGGACCAGGGAATGAGACGCTGATACTGGCTCACCTGACAGCTGGCAGTCAG CATCACGGTGGAGACCCATATGACCTCTCAAATGAAGATGAAGACCATGGCCCAAAAGATAGCACTAAGACATacag GAATCACACAGAGTCCAAGCCTCACAAGTGTCCCCATTGTACCAAGTCATTTGCCAACTCTAGCTACCTGGCTCAACATGTCCGCATCCACACTGGAGTGAAACCCTACACCTGCTCCTACTGCCAAAAGTGTTTCAGACAGCTCAGTCACCTTCAGCAACACAACAG GATTCACACCGGAGATCGGCCATACAAGTGCGCCCATCCGGGCTGTGAGAAATCATTCACGCAGCTCTCAAATTTACAG tccCACCGACGTCAGCACAACAAGGACAAGCCCTACAAATGCTCCAATTGCAATAAAGGATACATAGATGCAGCGAGCCTGGAGGtgcacatgtccacacacactgtcaaacacgCCAGGATCTACTCCTGTGGTCTCTGCAACCGCACTTATACCTCA GAGACGTATCTGGTGAAACACATGGAGAAACACAACCCAGACCAGTTGACTGCACCAGCAGTCGCGGCACAACAGAACCAGAACCAAAGCCAGGCCCAGGGCCAGGCTGGGGCTCAGAGCCGGGTAGAGAGCGCAGATGGAGGATCGGTCCGGCCCGGGGGAGCTGGGAGCGGAAGAGCGGGAGGAGGCCAACAAGGACAGACCCAAAGCAACTACCCCCAGACAGAAAACATCCCCTGTCCATTTGACCTGCACCAGTATAAAACAGTGTCTGCCAGTGACATCCAGTACAAACCAGTCAGTGTGGCTGACATTACTTCCCACAAGGacctctgtctcactgtgtcaGCATCCACCATTCAAGTGGAGCACCTCAACTCTTAG
- the znf384b gene encoding zinc finger protein 384b isoform X2 — protein MMEDSHFNSSYFWSPVPTVPGQIENAMFLNKVKEQQEKNASFPPSSASHYQTALLTIPTPGAKTDGGGQAGSAAHLHPPHSTQNITVLPVPSTGIMTAAGLVITTPQGTLVSPTSSQSFVSGHPATTMIVSALHSPDKKEGDGTSHVVVMPAPSKRGRKKKTTLSRVGPVGGPGNETLILAHLTAGSQHHGGDPYDLSNEDEDHGPKDSTKTYRCRMCAATFFSKSDMQIHSKSHTEAKPHKCPHCAKSFANSSYLAQHIRIHSGAKPYTCSYCQKSFRQLSHLQQHTRNHTESKPHKCPHCTKSFANSSYLAQHVRIHTGVKPYTCSYCQKCFRQLSHLQQHNRIHTGDRPYKCAHPGCEKSFTQLSNLQSHRRQHNKDKPYKCSNCNKGYIDAASLEVHMSTHTVKHARIYSCGLCNRTYTSVRQMSISEEHFYMKHYESPHWQQTPGSYFTPCSHVSTVSPLPILPSSQETYLVKHMEKHNPDQLTAPAVAAQQNQNQSQAQGQAGAQSRVESADGGSVRPGGAGSGRAGGGQQGQTQSNYPQTENIPCPFDLHQYKTVSASDIQYKPVSVADITSHKDLCLTVSASTIQVEHLNS, from the exons ATGATGGAAGATTCTCATTTTAATTCATCATATTTCTGGTCTCCCGTCCCCACTGTGCCAGGACAG ATTGAGAATGCCATGTTCCTGAACAAGGTGAAAGAGCAACAGGAAAAGAAtgcttccttccctccttcttctgCATCCCACTACCAAACAGCTCTCCTCACCATCCCCACTCCTGGGGCcaagacagatggaggagggcAGGCTGGTAGTGCGGCgcacctccaccctcctcacAGCACCCAGAACATCACGGTGCTGCCTGTCCCCTCCACAGGCATCATGACAGCAG CGGGTCTGGTCATCACAACTCCTCAGGGAACACTTGtctctcccacctcctctcagTCCTTCGTCTCCGGTCATCCAGCAACAACCATGATTGTTTCAGCGCTCCATTCACCAG ACAAAAAAGAGGGGGATGGGACGTCCCACGTTGTTGTGATGCCGGCACCCTCAAAACGAGGCAGAAAGAAGAAGACCACGCTGTCCAGGGTCGGTCCTGTGGGTGGACCAGGGAATGAGACGCTGATACTGGCTCACCTGACAGCTGGCAGTCAG CATCACGGTGGAGACCCATATGACCTCTCAAATGAAGATGAAGACCATGGCCCAAAAGATAGCACTAAGACATacag GTGCCGGATGTGTGCGGCGACCTTCTTCAGTAAGTCTGATATGCAGATCCACTCCAAGTCGCACACAGAGGCCAAACCTCACAAGTGTCCTCACTGCGCCAAGTCATTCGCCAACTCCAGCTACCTGGCCCAGCACATCCGCATCCACAGCGGGGCCAAGCCTTACACCTGCTCCTACTGCCAGAAATCTTTCAGGCAGCTCAGTCATTTACAGCAGCACACACG GAATCACACAGAGTCCAAGCCTCACAAGTGTCCCCATTGTACCAAGTCATTTGCCAACTCTAGCTACCTGGCTCAACATGTCCGCATCCACACTGGAGTGAAACCCTACACCTGCTCCTACTGCCAAAAGTGTTTCAGACAGCTCAGTCACCTTCAGCAACACAACAG GATTCACACCGGAGATCGGCCATACAAGTGCGCCCATCCGGGCTGTGAGAAATCATTCACGCAGCTCTCAAATTTACAG tccCACCGACGTCAGCACAACAAGGACAAGCCCTACAAATGCTCCAATTGCAATAAAGGATACATAGATGCAGCGAGCCTGGAGGtgcacatgtccacacacactgtcaaacacgCCAGGATCTACTCCTGTGGTCTCTGCAACCGCACTTATACCTCAGTAAGACAAATGTCCATTTCTGAAGAGCATTTCTACATGAAACACTATGAATCGCCTCACTGGCAACAGACACCTGGCAGCTACTTTACACCGTGTAGTCATGTGTCCACTGTTTCCCCTCTACCTATCCTCCCCTCATCTCAGGAGACGTATCTGGTGAAACACATGGAGAAACACAACCCAGACCAGTTGACTGCACCAGCAGTCGCGGCACAACAGAACCAGAACCAAAGCCAGGCCCAGGGCCAGGCTGGGGCTCAGAGCCGGGTAGAGAGCGCAGATGGAGGATCGGTCCGGCCCGGGGGAGCTGGGAGCGGAAGAGCGGGAGGAGGCCAACAAGGACAGACCCAAAGCAACTACCCCCAGACAGAAAACATCCCCTGTCCATTTGACCTGCACCAGTATAAAACAGTGTCTGCCAGTGACATCCAGTACAAACCAGTCAGTGTGGCTGACATTACTTCCCACAAGGacctctgtctcactgtgtcaGCATCCACCATTCAAGTGGAGCACCTCAACTCTTAG
- the znf384b gene encoding zinc finger protein 384b isoform X1, whose translation MMEDSHFNSSYFWSPVPTVPGQIENAMFLNKVKEQQEKNASFPPSSASHYQTALLTIPTPGAKTDGGGQAGSAAHLHPPHSTQNITVLPVPSTGIMTAAGLVITTPQGTLVSPTSSQSFVSGHPATTMIVSALHSPDKKEGDGTSHVVVMPAPSKRGRKKKTTLSRVGPVGGPGNETLILAHLTAGSQVASLQHHGGDPYDLSNEDEDHGPKDSTKTYRCRMCAATFFSKSDMQIHSKSHTEAKPHKCPHCAKSFANSSYLAQHIRIHSGAKPYTCSYCQKSFRQLSHLQQHTRNHTESKPHKCPHCTKSFANSSYLAQHVRIHTGVKPYTCSYCQKCFRQLSHLQQHNRIHTGDRPYKCAHPGCEKSFTQLSNLQSHRRQHNKDKPYKCSNCNKGYIDAASLEVHMSTHTVKHARIYSCGLCNRTYTSVRQMSISEEHFYMKHYESPHWQQTPGSYFTPCSHVSTVSPLPILPSSQETYLVKHMEKHNPDQLTAPAVAAQQNQNQSQAQGQAGAQSRVESADGGSVRPGGAGSGRAGGGQQGQTQSNYPQTENIPCPFDLHQYKTVSASDIQYKPVSVADITSHKDLCLTVSASTIQVEHLNS comes from the exons ATGATGGAAGATTCTCATTTTAATTCATCATATTTCTGGTCTCCCGTCCCCACTGTGCCAGGACAG ATTGAGAATGCCATGTTCCTGAACAAGGTGAAAGAGCAACAGGAAAAGAAtgcttccttccctccttcttctgCATCCCACTACCAAACAGCTCTCCTCACCATCCCCACTCCTGGGGCcaagacagatggaggagggcAGGCTGGTAGTGCGGCgcacctccaccctcctcacAGCACCCAGAACATCACGGTGCTGCCTGTCCCCTCCACAGGCATCATGACAGCAG CGGGTCTGGTCATCACAACTCCTCAGGGAACACTTGtctctcccacctcctctcagTCCTTCGTCTCCGGTCATCCAGCAACAACCATGATTGTTTCAGCGCTCCATTCACCAG ACAAAAAAGAGGGGGATGGGACGTCCCACGTTGTTGTGATGCCGGCACCCTCAAAACGAGGCAGAAAGAAGAAGACCACGCTGTCCAGGGTCGGTCCTGTGGGTGGACCAGGGAATGAGACGCTGATACTGGCTCACCTGACAGCTGGCAGTCAG GTGGCGTCTTTACAGCATCACGGTGGAGACCCATATGACCTCTCAAATGAAGATGAAGACCATGGCCCAAAAGATAGCACTAAGACATacag GTGCCGGATGTGTGCGGCGACCTTCTTCAGTAAGTCTGATATGCAGATCCACTCCAAGTCGCACACAGAGGCCAAACCTCACAAGTGTCCTCACTGCGCCAAGTCATTCGCCAACTCCAGCTACCTGGCCCAGCACATCCGCATCCACAGCGGGGCCAAGCCTTACACCTGCTCCTACTGCCAGAAATCTTTCAGGCAGCTCAGTCATTTACAGCAGCACACACG GAATCACACAGAGTCCAAGCCTCACAAGTGTCCCCATTGTACCAAGTCATTTGCCAACTCTAGCTACCTGGCTCAACATGTCCGCATCCACACTGGAGTGAAACCCTACACCTGCTCCTACTGCCAAAAGTGTTTCAGACAGCTCAGTCACCTTCAGCAACACAACAG GATTCACACCGGAGATCGGCCATACAAGTGCGCCCATCCGGGCTGTGAGAAATCATTCACGCAGCTCTCAAATTTACAG tccCACCGACGTCAGCACAACAAGGACAAGCCCTACAAATGCTCCAATTGCAATAAAGGATACATAGATGCAGCGAGCCTGGAGGtgcacatgtccacacacactgtcaaacacgCCAGGATCTACTCCTGTGGTCTCTGCAACCGCACTTATACCTCAGTAAGACAAATGTCCATTTCTGAAGAGCATTTCTACATGAAACACTATGAATCGCCTCACTGGCAACAGACACCTGGCAGCTACTTTACACCGTGTAGTCATGTGTCCACTGTTTCCCCTCTACCTATCCTCCCCTCATCTCAGGAGACGTATCTGGTGAAACACATGGAGAAACACAACCCAGACCAGTTGACTGCACCAGCAGTCGCGGCACAACAGAACCAGAACCAAAGCCAGGCCCAGGGCCAGGCTGGGGCTCAGAGCCGGGTAGAGAGCGCAGATGGAGGATCGGTCCGGCCCGGGGGAGCTGGGAGCGGAAGAGCGGGAGGAGGCCAACAAGGACAGACCCAAAGCAACTACCCCCAGACAGAAAACATCCCCTGTCCATTTGACCTGCACCAGTATAAAACAGTGTCTGCCAGTGACATCCAGTACAAACCAGTCAGTGTGGCTGACATTACTTCCCACAAGGacctctgtctcactgtgtcaGCATCCACCATTCAAGTGGAGCACCTCAACTCTTAG
- the znf384b gene encoding zinc finger protein 384b isoform X3 yields the protein MMEDSHFNSSYFWSPVPTVPGQIENAMFLNKVKEQQEKNASFPPSSASHYQTALLTIPTPGAKTDGGGQAGSAAHLHPPHSTQNITVLPVPSTGIMTAAGLVITTPQGTLVSPTSSQSFVSGHPATTMIVSALHSPDKKEGDGTSHVVVMPAPSKRGRKKKTTLSRVGPVGGPGNETLILAHLTAGSQVASLQHHGGDPYDLSNEDEDHGPKDSTKTYRCRMCAATFFSKSDMQIHSKSHTEAKPHKCPHCAKSFANSSYLAQHIRIHSGAKPYTCSYCQKSFRQLSHLQQHTRNHTESKPHKCPHCTKSFANSSYLAQHVRIHTGVKPYTCSYCQKCFRQLSHLQQHNRIHTGDRPYKCAHPGCEKSFTQLSNLQSHRRQHNKDKPYKCSNCNKGYIDAASLEVHMSTHTVKHARIYSCGLCNRTYTSETYLVKHMEKHNPDQLTAPAVAAQQNQNQSQAQGQAGAQSRVESADGGSVRPGGAGSGRAGGGQQGQTQSNYPQTENIPCPFDLHQYKTVSASDIQYKPVSVADITSHKDLCLTVSASTIQVEHLNS from the exons ATGATGGAAGATTCTCATTTTAATTCATCATATTTCTGGTCTCCCGTCCCCACTGTGCCAGGACAG ATTGAGAATGCCATGTTCCTGAACAAGGTGAAAGAGCAACAGGAAAAGAAtgcttccttccctccttcttctgCATCCCACTACCAAACAGCTCTCCTCACCATCCCCACTCCTGGGGCcaagacagatggaggagggcAGGCTGGTAGTGCGGCgcacctccaccctcctcacAGCACCCAGAACATCACGGTGCTGCCTGTCCCCTCCACAGGCATCATGACAGCAG CGGGTCTGGTCATCACAACTCCTCAGGGAACACTTGtctctcccacctcctctcagTCCTTCGTCTCCGGTCATCCAGCAACAACCATGATTGTTTCAGCGCTCCATTCACCAG ACAAAAAAGAGGGGGATGGGACGTCCCACGTTGTTGTGATGCCGGCACCCTCAAAACGAGGCAGAAAGAAGAAGACCACGCTGTCCAGGGTCGGTCCTGTGGGTGGACCAGGGAATGAGACGCTGATACTGGCTCACCTGACAGCTGGCAGTCAG GTGGCGTCTTTACAGCATCACGGTGGAGACCCATATGACCTCTCAAATGAAGATGAAGACCATGGCCCAAAAGATAGCACTAAGACATacag GTGCCGGATGTGTGCGGCGACCTTCTTCAGTAAGTCTGATATGCAGATCCACTCCAAGTCGCACACAGAGGCCAAACCTCACAAGTGTCCTCACTGCGCCAAGTCATTCGCCAACTCCAGCTACCTGGCCCAGCACATCCGCATCCACAGCGGGGCCAAGCCTTACACCTGCTCCTACTGCCAGAAATCTTTCAGGCAGCTCAGTCATTTACAGCAGCACACACG GAATCACACAGAGTCCAAGCCTCACAAGTGTCCCCATTGTACCAAGTCATTTGCCAACTCTAGCTACCTGGCTCAACATGTCCGCATCCACACTGGAGTGAAACCCTACACCTGCTCCTACTGCCAAAAGTGTTTCAGACAGCTCAGTCACCTTCAGCAACACAACAG GATTCACACCGGAGATCGGCCATACAAGTGCGCCCATCCGGGCTGTGAGAAATCATTCACGCAGCTCTCAAATTTACAG tccCACCGACGTCAGCACAACAAGGACAAGCCCTACAAATGCTCCAATTGCAATAAAGGATACATAGATGCAGCGAGCCTGGAGGtgcacatgtccacacacactgtcaaacacgCCAGGATCTACTCCTGTGGTCTCTGCAACCGCACTTATACCTCA GAGACGTATCTGGTGAAACACATGGAGAAACACAACCCAGACCAGTTGACTGCACCAGCAGTCGCGGCACAACAGAACCAGAACCAAAGCCAGGCCCAGGGCCAGGCTGGGGCTCAGAGCCGGGTAGAGAGCGCAGATGGAGGATCGGTCCGGCCCGGGGGAGCTGGGAGCGGAAGAGCGGGAGGAGGCCAACAAGGACAGACCCAAAGCAACTACCCCCAGACAGAAAACATCCCCTGTCCATTTGACCTGCACCAGTATAAAACAGTGTCTGCCAGTGACATCCAGTACAAACCAGTCAGTGTGGCTGACATTACTTCCCACAAGGacctctgtctcactgtgtcaGCATCCACCATTCAAGTGGAGCACCTCAACTCTTAG
- the znf384b gene encoding zinc finger protein 384b isoform X4: protein MMEDSHFNSSYFWSPVPTVPGQIENAMFLNKVKEQQEKNASFPPSSASHYQTALLTIPTPGAKTDGGGQAGSAAHLHPPHSTQNITVLPVPSTGIMTAAGLVITTPQGTLVSPTSSQSFVSGHPATTMIVSALHSPDKKEGDGTSHVVVMPAPSKRGRKKKTTLSRVGPVGGPGNETLILAHLTAGSQHHGGDPYDLSNEDEDHGPKDSTKTYRCRMCAATFFSKSDMQIHSKSHTEAKPHKCPHCAKSFANSSYLAQHIRIHSGAKPYTCSYCQKSFRQLSHLQQHTRNHTESKPHKCPHCTKSFANSSYLAQHVRIHTGVKPYTCSYCQKCFRQLSHLQQHNRIHTGDRPYKCAHPGCEKSFTQLSNLQSHRRQHNKDKPYKCSNCNKGYIDAASLEVHMSTHTVKHARIYSCGLCNRTYTSETYLVKHMEKHNPDQLTAPAVAAQQNQNQSQAQGQAGAQSRVESADGGSVRPGGAGSGRAGGGQQGQTQSNYPQTENIPCPFDLHQYKTVSASDIQYKPVSVADITSHKDLCLTVSASTIQVEHLNS, encoded by the exons ATGATGGAAGATTCTCATTTTAATTCATCATATTTCTGGTCTCCCGTCCCCACTGTGCCAGGACAG ATTGAGAATGCCATGTTCCTGAACAAGGTGAAAGAGCAACAGGAAAAGAAtgcttccttccctccttcttctgCATCCCACTACCAAACAGCTCTCCTCACCATCCCCACTCCTGGGGCcaagacagatggaggagggcAGGCTGGTAGTGCGGCgcacctccaccctcctcacAGCACCCAGAACATCACGGTGCTGCCTGTCCCCTCCACAGGCATCATGACAGCAG CGGGTCTGGTCATCACAACTCCTCAGGGAACACTTGtctctcccacctcctctcagTCCTTCGTCTCCGGTCATCCAGCAACAACCATGATTGTTTCAGCGCTCCATTCACCAG ACAAAAAAGAGGGGGATGGGACGTCCCACGTTGTTGTGATGCCGGCACCCTCAAAACGAGGCAGAAAGAAGAAGACCACGCTGTCCAGGGTCGGTCCTGTGGGTGGACCAGGGAATGAGACGCTGATACTGGCTCACCTGACAGCTGGCAGTCAG CATCACGGTGGAGACCCATATGACCTCTCAAATGAAGATGAAGACCATGGCCCAAAAGATAGCACTAAGACATacag GTGCCGGATGTGTGCGGCGACCTTCTTCAGTAAGTCTGATATGCAGATCCACTCCAAGTCGCACACAGAGGCCAAACCTCACAAGTGTCCTCACTGCGCCAAGTCATTCGCCAACTCCAGCTACCTGGCCCAGCACATCCGCATCCACAGCGGGGCCAAGCCTTACACCTGCTCCTACTGCCAGAAATCTTTCAGGCAGCTCAGTCATTTACAGCAGCACACACG GAATCACACAGAGTCCAAGCCTCACAAGTGTCCCCATTGTACCAAGTCATTTGCCAACTCTAGCTACCTGGCTCAACATGTCCGCATCCACACTGGAGTGAAACCCTACACCTGCTCCTACTGCCAAAAGTGTTTCAGACAGCTCAGTCACCTTCAGCAACACAACAG GATTCACACCGGAGATCGGCCATACAAGTGCGCCCATCCGGGCTGTGAGAAATCATTCACGCAGCTCTCAAATTTACAG tccCACCGACGTCAGCACAACAAGGACAAGCCCTACAAATGCTCCAATTGCAATAAAGGATACATAGATGCAGCGAGCCTGGAGGtgcacatgtccacacacactgtcaaacacgCCAGGATCTACTCCTGTGGTCTCTGCAACCGCACTTATACCTCA GAGACGTATCTGGTGAAACACATGGAGAAACACAACCCAGACCAGTTGACTGCACCAGCAGTCGCGGCACAACAGAACCAGAACCAAAGCCAGGCCCAGGGCCAGGCTGGGGCTCAGAGCCGGGTAGAGAGCGCAGATGGAGGATCGGTCCGGCCCGGGGGAGCTGGGAGCGGAAGAGCGGGAGGAGGCCAACAAGGACAGACCCAAAGCAACTACCCCCAGACAGAAAACATCCCCTGTCCATTTGACCTGCACCAGTATAAAACAGTGTCTGCCAGTGACATCCAGTACAAACCAGTCAGTGTGGCTGACATTACTTCCCACAAGGacctctgtctcactgtgtcaGCATCCACCATTCAAGTGGAGCACCTCAACTCTTAG
- the znf384b gene encoding zinc finger protein 384b isoform X5, whose product MMEDSHFNSSYFWSPVPTVPGQIENAMFLNKVKEQQEKNASFPPSSASHYQTALLTIPTPGAKTDGGGQAGSAAHLHPPHSTQNITVLPVPSTGIMTAAGLVITTPQGTLVSPTSSQSFVSGHPATTMIVSALHSPDKKEGDGTSHVVVMPAPSKRGRKKKTTLSRVGPVGGPGNETLILAHLTAGSQVASLQHHGGDPYDLSNEDEDHGPKDSTKTYRNHTESKPHKCPHCTKSFANSSYLAQHVRIHTGVKPYTCSYCQKCFRQLSHLQQHNRIHTGDRPYKCAHPGCEKSFTQLSNLQSHRRQHNKDKPYKCSNCNKGYIDAASLEVHMSTHTVKHARIYSCGLCNRTYTSETYLVKHMEKHNPDQLTAPAVAAQQNQNQSQAQGQAGAQSRVESADGGSVRPGGAGSGRAGGGQQGQTQSNYPQTENIPCPFDLHQYKTVSASDIQYKPVSVADITSHKDLCLTVSASTIQVEHLNS is encoded by the exons ATGATGGAAGATTCTCATTTTAATTCATCATATTTCTGGTCTCCCGTCCCCACTGTGCCAGGACAG ATTGAGAATGCCATGTTCCTGAACAAGGTGAAAGAGCAACAGGAAAAGAAtgcttccttccctccttcttctgCATCCCACTACCAAACAGCTCTCCTCACCATCCCCACTCCTGGGGCcaagacagatggaggagggcAGGCTGGTAGTGCGGCgcacctccaccctcctcacAGCACCCAGAACATCACGGTGCTGCCTGTCCCCTCCACAGGCATCATGACAGCAG CGGGTCTGGTCATCACAACTCCTCAGGGAACACTTGtctctcccacctcctctcagTCCTTCGTCTCCGGTCATCCAGCAACAACCATGATTGTTTCAGCGCTCCATTCACCAG ACAAAAAAGAGGGGGATGGGACGTCCCACGTTGTTGTGATGCCGGCACCCTCAAAACGAGGCAGAAAGAAGAAGACCACGCTGTCCAGGGTCGGTCCTGTGGGTGGACCAGGGAATGAGACGCTGATACTGGCTCACCTGACAGCTGGCAGTCAG GTGGCGTCTTTACAGCATCACGGTGGAGACCCATATGACCTCTCAAATGAAGATGAAGACCATGGCCCAAAAGATAGCACTAAGACATacag GAATCACACAGAGTCCAAGCCTCACAAGTGTCCCCATTGTACCAAGTCATTTGCCAACTCTAGCTACCTGGCTCAACATGTCCGCATCCACACTGGAGTGAAACCCTACACCTGCTCCTACTGCCAAAAGTGTTTCAGACAGCTCAGTCACCTTCAGCAACACAACAG GATTCACACCGGAGATCGGCCATACAAGTGCGCCCATCCGGGCTGTGAGAAATCATTCACGCAGCTCTCAAATTTACAG tccCACCGACGTCAGCACAACAAGGACAAGCCCTACAAATGCTCCAATTGCAATAAAGGATACATAGATGCAGCGAGCCTGGAGGtgcacatgtccacacacactgtcaaacacgCCAGGATCTACTCCTGTGGTCTCTGCAACCGCACTTATACCTCA GAGACGTATCTGGTGAAACACATGGAGAAACACAACCCAGACCAGTTGACTGCACCAGCAGTCGCGGCACAACAGAACCAGAACCAAAGCCAGGCCCAGGGCCAGGCTGGGGCTCAGAGCCGGGTAGAGAGCGCAGATGGAGGATCGGTCCGGCCCGGGGGAGCTGGGAGCGGAAGAGCGGGAGGAGGCCAACAAGGACAGACCCAAAGCAACTACCCCCAGACAGAAAACATCCCCTGTCCATTTGACCTGCACCAGTATAAAACAGTGTCTGCCAGTGACATCCAGTACAAACCAGTCAGTGTGGCTGACATTACTTCCCACAAGGacctctgtctcactgtgtcaGCATCCACCATTCAAGTGGAGCACCTCAACTCTTAG